From the genome of Torulaspora globosa chromosome 2, complete sequence, one region includes:
- the GRR1 gene encoding SCF ubiquitin ligase complex subunit GRR1 (ancestral locus Anc_7.461): MSDRHGHNAPGNMPGGLPAGWFTNPVPSRESLNQQGRDAVSREHRQRVSRIAQNETALRDMFRFNVHRSSHHSNGQSGNHAADERRQGGQQNIGGGGSLIADAQTNMLNGVPGSANLQPEDLRKLNLFQIALQQKVQAFLDVIENRRNTILNEISTRNTNLERIQEPSSSQAANYSNKLQRVRLRAIETETMELQSLRAKFLTVVEEYRRAMNAYCKAKSEGKEAPNPTDYFQQWIESLDPTESSMPIRLQELSWGSKTLINTIAAPADKARERPSSYKVFPLHYLPSEILHLVLEKLSHKFDIVDLLTVCKLWAQFIVKILYYRPHINKKSQLELFMRTMIMHPDETVFNYRSMIKRLNFSFVGDYMHDEELYSFVGCQNLERLTLVFCKNITSNSISAVLKGCKYLQSVDITGIREISDDIFDTLAESCPRVQGFYVPQAKNVTSRALHNFITHAPMLKRVKITANNNMDDNLINLFAEKCPMLVEVDVTLSPNIHDHSLLKLFSKLTQLREFRITHNTNVSDKLFLELPKKVKQLPALRLLDLSGCENITDKTIEKVVELAPKLRNVFLGKCSRITDYSLHHLAKLGKNLQTVHFGHCFNISDQGVRVLVQSCPRIQYVDFACCTNLTNRTLYELSDLSKLKRIGLVKCSQMTDEGLLNMISLRGRNDSLERVHLSYCSNLTIYPIYELLMACPRLSHLSLTAVPSFLRPDITAFCRPAPNDFSDNQRQIFCVFSGKGVHKLRHYLMSLTTPTSGPQTDLRDVLTKYIMSKNMLQQGEDLEDGINRITRDLNQDSAAILAATGLSQMNGANNDFLFQNIDFDRLEDVFNWYETPPVNAELSSDEITLLLSQVDRKFCEDPFDEEYDDLDTVVAPGANPDLNNELCYIVRKLHELDDRVNDFEVNVASLARVQFQFTGFLLHEMAQIYMQMVELNRQISQIQARTNESNIQPDIRGLSIWRLLFIEKFIELLQKYKLSTVVLRLYLKDSITLLTRQRELLLAHQRTAWNVNNGNDNEDSEDPAIWRQFENNMQMTPDQMRIIQFGLRSPPVVGVGGLRPLAEANNNNIDERAETPDDETILEDA; this comes from the coding sequence ATGAGCGATCGCCATGGCCATAATGCTCCTGGTAATATGCCGGGAGGTCTTCCTGCAGGTTGGTTTACAAATCCAGTTCCTTCCAGAGAGTCGTTAAATCAGCAAGGCAGAGATGCGGTATCGCGAGAGCACCGTCAGCGAGTTTCCAGGATCGCACAGAATGAAACAGCGCTTCGTGATATGTTCAGGTTCAACGTTCACAGGTCAAGTCATCATTCCAATGGCCAGTCAGGGAACCATGCGGCGGATGAGAGGCGACAGGGAGGGCAACAAAATATTGGCGGCGGCGGTAGTCTTATCGCTGATGCTCAGACCAACATGTTGAATGGTGTTCCAGGATCCGCTAATTTGCAACCGGAAGACTTGAGAAAGTTGAACTTGTTTCAAATAGCTTTGCAACAGAAAGTTCAGGCGTTTCTCGACGTGATTGAAAATAGGAGGAATACTATACTAAATGAGATAAGTACGAGGAACACTAATCTCGAAAGGATACAGGAGCCAAGCTCTTCACAAGCCGCTAACTATTCGAATAAATTGCAGAGAGTTAGACTGCGGGCTATTGAAACCGAGACGATGGAGCTACAGAGTTTGAGAGCAAAATTTTTAACAGTGGTGGAAGAGTACAGAAGAGCCATGAATGCCTATTGCAAGGCCAAATCGGAAGGCAAAGAAGCGCCCAATCCTACAGACTACTTCCAACAATGGATTGAATCGCTCGATCCCACTGAATCATCAATGCCTATACGTCTGCAGGAGCTGTCGTGGGGCTCTAAGACATTGATAAATACCATTGCAGCACCTGCTGATAAAGCCAGGGAGCGGCCCTCGTCTTACAAAGTTTTCCCATTACATTACCTTCCCTCGGAAATTTTGCATTTAGTACTCGAGAAACTCAGTCACAAATTCGACATTGTTGATTTGCTTACCGTATGCAAGTTGTGGGCTCAATTCATTGTGAAAATACTATATTACCGTCCTCATATCAACAAAAAATCTCAATTGGAACTTTTCATGAGGACCATGATCATGCATCCTGACGAAACCGTATTCAACTATCGTTCTATGATCAAGAGACTCAATTTTTCCTTTGTTGGCGATTATATGCATGACGAGGAGCTCTACAGTTTTGTTGGTTGCCAGAACCTTGAGCGCTTGACTCTGGTCTTTTGCAAGAATATCACCAGTAATTCTATCTCTGCTGTTTTAAAAGGATGCAAGTACTTACAAAGTGTCGATATCACCGGGATAAGAGAGATATCGGACGATATATTTGATACTTTAGCTGAAAGTTGTCCCAGAGTTCAAGGATTTTACGTTCCGCAGGCGAAAAATGTAACATCAAGAGCATTGCATAATTTCATTACACATGCACCCATGTTGAAGAGAGTAAAGATAACAGCTAACAATAATATGGATGATAATCTGATAAATTTATTTGCAGAGAAATGTCCCATGCTGGTAGAGGTGGATGTCACTTTAAGTCCGAATATTCATGATCATAGTCTTTTGAAGTTGTTTAGCAAATTGACACAGTTAAGGGAGTTCCGAATTACCCACAACACTAATGTATCAGACAAGCTATTCTTGGAGCTGCCGAAGAAGGTAAAACAATTACCTGCTTTAAGGTTATTGGATCTGTCGGGTTGTGAGAACATCACTGATAAGACGATTGAAAAAGTCGTTGAACTTGCCCCAAAATTGAGGAATGTTTTTTTGGGTAAATGTAGCAGGATTACGGATTACTCATTGCATCACTTGGCTAAACTAGGCAAGAACCTTCAGACGGTCCATTTTGGACATTGCTTCAATATAAGCGATCAGGGAGTAAGAGTGTTAGTTCAATCTTGTCCCAGGATACAGTACGTCGATTTTGCATGTTGCACTAACCTCACAAACCGTACGCTTTACGAATTATCTGATCTATCTAAGCTGAAAAGAATTGGGTTAGTCAAATGCTCTCAAATGACTGATGAGGGATTACTAAATATGATATCATTGAGAGGCAGAAATGATAGCTTGGAAAGAGTTCATCTGTCATATTGCTCGAATTTAACTATCTACCCAATTTACGAGCTGCTGATGGCGTGTCCCAGGTTATCACATTTGTCACTCACTGCGGTACCGTCGTTCTTGAGGCCTGATATAACGGCATTTTGCAGACCAGCTCCGAATGATTTCAGTGATAACCAGCGTCAGATATTCTGCGTCTTTTCTGGAAAAGGTGTTCACAAACTTCGGCATTATCTCATGAGTCTGACAACGCCTACCAGCGGCCCACAAACAGACCTCCGCGACGTTCTAACGAAATATATCATGTCTAAGAATATGCTTCAGCAAGGGGAGGATTTGGAGGACGGGATCAACCGAATCACACGAGATTTAAATCAGGACTCCGCTGCCATTTTAGCAGCCACCGGCTTAAGCCAAATGAATGGCGCCAATAATGACTTCCTATTCCAAAATATCGATTTTGATAGATTGGAAGATGTGTTCAACTGGTATGAAACCCCTCCGGTGAACGCTGAACTGTCTTCGGACGAAATCACTTTGTTGCTATCGCAAGTCGACCGAAAATTTTGCGAGGATCCGTTTGATGAGGAGTATGATGATCTGGATACTGTTGTTGCGCCAGGAGCTAATCCCGATCTCAACAATGAGCTTTGTTATATTGTTAGAAAATTGCATGAATTAGATGATCGTGTCAACGACTTCGAAGTAAACGTTGCAAGTTTGGCTAGGGTACAATTTCAATTTACGGGATTTTTACTTCATGAGATGGCTCAAATTTACATGCAGATGGTAGAGCTAAACCGGCAGATTTCACAAATTCAAGCACGCACAAATGAATCCAATATACAGCCTGATATCAGAGGGCTGTCCATCTGGAGacttctcttcatcgagaagttcATAGAACTGCTTCAGAAATACAAGCTGTCTACTGTAGTCCTGAGACTTTATCTCAAGGACAGTATAACTTTATTAACGAGACAGCGGGAGCTATTATTAGCCCATCAACGGACAGCATGGAACGTTAACAATGGAAATGACAACGAAGATTCTGAGGACCCAGCTATTTGGCGTCAATTTGAGAATAATATGCAGATGACACCTGATCAGATGCGTATCATACAATTCGGTCTCAGGAGTCCTCCAGTTGTGGGTGTAGGTGGGTTGAGACCCCTTGCAGAGGCCAATAACAATAACATAGATGAACGGGCTGAAACTCCTGATGATGAAACTATCTTGGAGGACGCTTAG
- the BIR1 gene encoding survivin (ancestral locus Anc_7.460) → MNNGSSITTGGLSPMCSLEARIKSFRNTAIIDGKKYRWPYTVIPFEDMAKLGFFYHPFKDSKLEGEVCRDAVQCVYCKNVTHDFKECRSKKKDITETMTNVLRQHLANDGESCLLSSVKLQALQDVSMEFESVKWEETPVFRDPLGQKATHLRKFTFEMNWNLKSDNLTPQKMSEAGLLRYDSSFTGFEDLTEGQVHDACYCIYCKRLVASWQSHDNPLLEHYKSCGGNCFFFKTMKADINYSGILQELEDKLANDSFANDTDKEPCRATNGLIEKGDAPLGKIGEENDEREVESLLASGSSSPASEGNGQLSSPMKSPIRKKRLLRRSSTKRYFEGDTSNVSEIGADQDKDLVVEFKDHVEKARTVGRKNKILDDSSDDFSFSAQGQSTFEIPAIPVPLAANNFEKVDEETEEHSDVSQSERAASHEQSKESVHSDLQNERLNAIPIDGILSPDTSLRSSIASTPIHSPQTGPHKILRRVDQLPEEPQHLRHLRGRKIL, encoded by the coding sequence ATGAACAATGGAAGCTCAATAACGACCGGTGGTTTATCGCCAATGTGCAGTCTCGAAGCAAGGATCAAAAGCTTTCGCAATACAGCTATTATCGATGGAAAGAAATACCGATGGCCTTACACGGTTATACCTTTTGAAGACATGGCCAAACTTGGGTTCTTCTACCATCCGTTCAAGGATTCTAAACTCGAAGGCGAAGTTTGCAGAGATGCAGTTCAATGCGTATACTGTAAGAATGTTACTCATGATTTCAAGGAATGTcgatcaaagaaaaaggaTATCACTGAAACGATGACAAATGTTCTGCGACAGCATCTGGCTAATGATGGGGAATCATGTCTGCTGTCAAGTGTGAAGTTACAAGCCCTACAGGATGTTTCAATGGAGTTTGAAAGCGTCAAATGGGAAGAAACGCCAGTATTCCGTGATCCATTAGGTCAGAAGGCTACCCATCTGAGGAAATTTACGTTTGAGATGAATTGGAATTTAAAGAGTGACAACCTGACTCCGCAAAAAATGTCCGAAGCTGGGCTTTTACGCTATGATAGCTCATTTACAGGTTTTGAGGACCTAACAGAGGGCCAAGTCCACGATGCATGCTATTGCATCTATTGTAAGAGACTAGTCGCATCATGGCAGTCGCACGATAATCCATTACTTGAGCATTATAAGAGCTGTGGCGGTAActgctttttcttcaaaactaTGAAAGCAGACATAAATTATAGTGGGATTCTGCAGGAACTCGAAGACAAGTTGGCTAATGACTCGTTTGCCAATGATACAGATAAAGAGCCTTGTCGTGCTACAAATGGTTTGATCGAAAAAGGAGACGCGCCACTTGGCAAGATCGGGGAAGAGAATGACGAGAGAGAAGTAGAGTCGCTGCTTGCGTCaggaagctcatcgccagCAAGTGAAGGGAATGGACAACTTTCATCTCCTATGAAGTCTCCTATTAGAAAAAAGAGACTGTTGAGAAGGTCTTCAACCAAGAGATATTTCGAAGGTGATACCTCTAATGTTTCGGAGATTGGTGCCGACCAAGACAAAGACCTTGTAGTTGAATTCAAAGATCATGTTGAGAAAGCCAGAACAGTTGGCAGAAAAAATAAAATATTGGACGATAGTAGTGACGATTTCAGTTTTAGCGCCCAAGGCCAAAGCACGTTTGAAATACCTGCCATTCCAGTACCACTAGCAGCCAATAACTTCGAAAAAGTTGACGAAGAGACTGAGGAACATAGCGATGTGTCACAGAGCGAGAGAGCCGCTTCCCATGAGCAATCGAAAGAATCTGTACATTCTGATTTACAGAACGAACGATTGAATGCTATCCCAATTGACGGCATTTTGAGCCCAGACACATCTTTGAGATCCAGCATTGCATCCACACCGATTCACAGTCCCCAAACTGGCCCGCACAAGATCTTACGGAGAGTAGATCAACTTCCAGAGGAACCCCAGCATCTTAGGCATCTCCGAGGCCGAAAAATTCTCTAA
- the TIF5 gene encoding translation initiation factor eIF5 (ancestral locus Anc_7.459): MSINICRDNNDPFYRYKMPPIQAKVEGRGNGIKTAVLNVADIARALNRPAPYIVKYFGFELGAQTSISVDKDRYLVNGVHEPAKLQDVLDGFINKFVLCGSCKNPETEIIITKDNDLVRDCKACGKRTPMDLRHKLSSFILKNPPDSMNGSKKKKKAATASANVRGGGVSISDIAQGKSQASNNSPNGTTEALQVDEDDDELARQINAAASTLEKIEMKDDEWAVDMSEEAIRQRAKELQASADAANGEMSKLEEFGEWILKEAGDDKKNLPSDVELFKQAADMDVLKDPKVACVLAQCIFDEDIVQQVGEHAAFFTKVFVAPEYEREFLGGIERFLGLEHKDMIPLLPKILVQVYNNDIVSEEEIVKFGTKCSKKYVPKDVSKKVRRAAKPFITWLQTAESDDDEEDDE; this comes from the coding sequence ATGTCGATTAATATTTGCAGAGACAACAATGACCCTTTTTACCGTTATAAAATGCCTCCTATCCAGGCCAAAGTGGAAGGTAGAGGTAACGGTATCAAAACGGCAGTTTTGAACGTCGCTGACATTGCTCGTGCGCTAAACAGACCAGCACCTTACATCGTGAAGTACTTCGGCTTTGAACTTGGTGCCCAGACTTCGATATCAGTGGATAAGGACCGTTACTTGGTCAATGGTGTCCATGAACCTGCTAAGCTACAGGACGTATTGGATGGTTTTATCAATAAGTTTGTTCTCTGTGGTAGTTGTAAGAACCCTGAGACTGAGATTATCATTACCAAGGATAATGACTTGGTCAGAGACTGTAAAGCCTGTGGTAAGAGGACTCCAATGGATCTCAGACACAAGTTATCATCTTTCATATTAAAGAATCCGCCAGACTCGATGAATGGgtccaagaagaagaagaaagcagcCACGGCGTCCGCCAATGTCCGTGGTGGTGGTGTGTCCATCAGTGATATTGCTCAAGGTAAATCTCAGGCATCGAACAACAGTCCCAACGGAACCACTGAGGCTCTGCAGGtggatgaggacgatgatgagttAGCTCGTCAAATCAACGCAGCAGCATCCACTTTAGAGAAGATTGAGATGAAGGACGACGAGTGGGCCGTGGATATGTCAGAGGAGGCCATCAGACAACGTGCAAAAGAACTACAGGCGTCCGCTGATGCGGCAAACGGCGAGATGAGCAAATTGGAAGAGTTTGGAGAATGGATACTGAAGGAAGCCGGCGATGACAAGAAAAACCTGCCTTCTGATGTCGAGCTTTTCAAGCAGGCGGCTGATATGGACGtcttgaaagatccaaagGTCGCTTGTGTGTTGGCACAATgtatctttgatgaagatatcGTCCAGCAGGTCGGCGAGCACGCCGCTTTTTTCACCAAGGTCTTCGTCGCACCAGAATACGAAAGGGAATTCTTGGGAGGTATCGAGAGATTCTTGGGTCTAGAGCATAAAGATATGATACCCCTGCTGCCAAAAATCTTGGTTCAGGTGTACAATAATGACATCGTTtccgaggaagagatcgtCAAGTTTGGTACTAAATGCTCAAAGAAATACGTGCCAAAGGACGTGTCGAAGAAGGTACGCAGAGCCGCTAAGCCTTTCATCACCTGGTTGCAAACCGCTGAGAGtgatgacgacgaggaagatgacgaaTGA
- a CDS encoding uncharacterized protein (Rover element) has translation MSGASTHATPIVIQQDMPFTNTSSLSAPIPSRSCPATPAEMVRSTPNTTLKVKKSPKKSPSRWMERSSFKIHFTLLNLNNKKRAKCIYCGKMFKEGESTGNLSKHITAVHPSAIKSKKPKVSKEQTLDMLPRRSKSLRLSDSLVQECQKNPEILETLLLISEGFLPFNFVRLLSWGMINRRHAANAFIQSRTTLSTKINLFKRYLNETLHYNLKDTTMVNIQLDIWTSPSNISFLAVMVSFAPNILNMESLELANDAKILLNNRGESRNCHLLEFVSLGHKRHTGLNIYKVFKEILHRHDLVDKLGTITMDNATNNESFHKSLVYDYLNTIKPSGHQMLGKVRFIRCANHVLNLIFGRIIKSLCEDLLFADAFSKVTKLAKIMRRSTAVNASLKEHGIPLIPYESQTRWIYTWRQVTVFLQNYAAYSKWFEALDTESHTHIINRVQSIIAFEEKTIQMLTYFVECCDIFGELNFTFQNDEINNLPQGVPLYYLLGHYYKLCLSAFAGNHIPKTPGMDFSYFNGPEYLSLDDKRIVLQAIKDSYGCYQDYLSHIQVNPLFYVAVILDPTAKQDKLYEIMEDEEFTVRISEVNSFMRNYLKVQRFSCVTEQERKKIPKAPSHKNLLSFNIRVAPDPSRHTGSAAMEAECNDGSLEEWVKYQREPVIAGNSRQEAIKWWYDYRHTYPMLFKLAMSLFYTKFTSCDVERCFSLAGRVVRKDRARLSHNNIGTLMILRDRFSNFGFYNGGLVSDAILDDDDFDINLDDTTYVDSLPDVPDHEREDSDDAIFEEWPQESWSPETPTAPRTPEDSLRQATDSPTPVG, from the coding sequence ATGTCAGGTGCTAGCACTCATGCAACCCCGATTGTTATCCAGCAAGATATGCCGTTTACAAATACTTCAAGCCTAAGCGCTCCTATTCCTTCGCGTTCATGCCCGGCAACACCAGCTGAAATGGTCAGATCTACCCCGAACACAACgttgaaggtcaagaaaagtccaaagaaaagcccCTCACGTTGGATGGAGCgatcatctttcaagatacATTTTACCCTCCTGAATTTGAACAACAAAAAGAGAGCCAAATGTATTTACTGTGGGAAGATGTTTAAAGAGGGAGAATCGACCGGAAACTTGTCAAAGCATATTACTGCTGTCCATCCCAGTGCTataaagagcaagaaaccGAAAGTAAGCAAAGAGCAAACTCTGGATATGCTTCCCAGGAGATCGAAGTCGCTCAGACTGAGCGACTCTCTGGTGCAGGAATGCCAGAAAAACCCTGAGATTCTAGAAACGCTACTTTTGATATCGGAGGGCTTTTTACCCTTCAACTTTGTAAGGCTTCTAAGTTGGGGGATGATAAACCGAAGGCACGCAGCCAATGCCTTCATCCAATCAAGAACAACGCTATCGACCAAAATTAACCTTTTTAAAAGATACCTGAATGAGACGCTGCATTACAACTTAAAAGACACCACCATGGTTAATATTCAGTTGGATATATGGACCTCTCCTAGCAATATTTCATTTCTCGCGGTAATGGTTTCTTTTGCTCCGAATATCCTCAATATGGAATCACTGGAACTGGCCAATGATGCGAAAATTCTACTGAACAACCGAGGGGAATCCCGCAACTGTCATTTACTAGAGTTTGTTAGTCTGGGGCATAAGCGACACACTGGTTTAAACATATACAAGGTTTTCAAGGAGATTTTACATAGACATGACCTTGTTGACAAGCTTGGAACTATAACCATGGACAACGCTACAAATAATGAGTCTTTTCACAAGAGTCTTGTCTATGACTACTTGAACACAATAAAGCCTTCTGGACATCAAATGTTGGGCAAAGTTCGCTTTATCCGTTGCGCTAACCATGTGTtaaatttgatcttcgGGAGAATCATAAAGAGTTTGTGTGAAGACCTCTTATTTGCCGACGCCTTCAGTAAAGTGACCAAGCTGGCGAAAATCATGAGGCGCTCAACTGCGGTCAAtgcaagtttgaaagaacaTGGTATACCACTTATACCATATGAATCACAAACCAGATGGATTTATACCTGGAGACAAGTTACTGTTTTTTTACAAAATTATGCAGCCTATTCGAAATGGTTCGAAGCACTCGACACAGAATCCCATACtcacatcatcaatcgAGTCCAGAGTATCATAGCATTTGAGGAAAAGACAATTCAAATGCTGACATACTTCGTTGAGTGCTGTGATATATTCGGTGAACTGAATTTCACATTTCAGAATGATGAGATTAACAATCTCCCTCAAGGCGTTCCTCTTTACTACCTACTAGGTCACTACTACAAACTGTGCTTGAGTGCGTTTGCCGGAAACCATATTCCTAAAACTCCAGGTATGGATTTCTCTTATTTCAATGGCCCAGAGTATCTATCTTTGGATGATAAAAGaattgttcttcaagcaatCAAAGATTCCTACGGCTGCTACCAAGACTACTTATCTCATATCCAGGTGAATCCTTTGTTCTACGTTGCAGTGATCCTAGATCCAACGGCAAAACAAGACAAGCTTTATGAAATAATGGAAGACGAGGAGTTCACGGTTAGAATAAGCGAAGTTAACTCATTCATGCGCAACTACCTGAAAGTACAGAGGTTTAGCTGTGTTACGGAACAGGAGCGGAAAAAGATTCCTAAAGCTCCTAGCCATAAAAACCTGCTGTCGTTTAATATACGTGTCGCACCTGATCCGTCGAGGCATACCGGATCGGCTGCCATGGAAGCTGAGTGCAATGAtggaagtcttgaagaatgggtAAAATATCAGAGAGAGCCTGTAATCGCAGGAAACTCTAGACAGGAAGCGATAAAATGGTGGTATGACTACCGCCATACTTATCCGATGCTTTTTAAATTGGCAATGTCTTTGTTCTACACCAAGTTTACCTCCTGTGATGTGGAAAGGTGTTTCTCGCTCGCTGGCAGGGTTGTTAGGAAAGATCGAGCACGTTTAAGTCACAATAACATAGGaacgttgatgattttaaGGGATCgattttcaaattttggtTTTTATAATGGCGGCCTAGTATCCGATGCTATCttggatgatgatgatttcgaTATTAACCTTGACGATACTACTTACGTTGACTCTCTTCCGGACGTTCCAGACCACGAGCGAGAAGACAGCGACGATGccatttttgaagaatggcCACAAGAATCCTGGTCTCCAGAAACTCCCACTGCTCCCCGGACACCCGAGGATTCTCTTCGACAGGCTACAGATAGTCCTACACCTGTGGGCTGA
- the EMC2 gene encoding Emc2p (ancestral locus Anc_7.458), giving the protein MSARTQRLLTIASTKLYTELDAGELHDLHDELVAYTSSLGSGVSESAQLTLLEMLFYVKVYLSKDVDAQVIYNTLRDRFGEHSPSLYVMKATLLQINEGDQVAIDYIEKLIKESLEYDTDAVSYLLLQKKLLSIKASSHDKEWLLKQVLSLIEKFPLDPELYWFAAKIYTELGQFDRAAYCYEEVLCIMPFNYVAFGQLAESLYYKALKNEKLSTRRRDGLQKALENALRSVELSENYLKGWSFVAMISKKLDGRDKIFKLARSKIQQIADSSNAKNKATANLLLKNL; this is encoded by the coding sequence ATGTCTGCCAGAACGCAAAGATTGCTGACGATTGCATCGACTAAGCTGTATACCGAACTGGATGCTGGCGAGTTGCACGATTTACATGATGAATTGGTCGCTTACACGAGCTCTCTTGGTTCGGGAGTATCAGAGTCTGCACAGCTCACACTGCTAGAAATGCTGTTTTATGTGAAAGTTTATCTGAGCAAAGACGTGGATGCACAGGTGATTTACAACACACTTAGGGACAGGTTTGGGGAACATTCTCCTAGCTTATATGTGATGAAAGCCACTTTGCTACAGATCAATGAAGGTGACCAAGTGGCTATTGATTACATCGAGAAATTGATTAAAGAATCCTTAGAATACGATACAGATGCGGTAAGTTACCTGcttctgcagaagaaactgctgTCGATAAAGGCTAGCTCCCATGACAAGGAGTGGCTGCTCAAGCAGGTGCTTTCGTTGATCGAAAAATTTCCCTTGGACCCTGAGCTCTACTGGTTTGCCGCAAAGATCTATACGGAGTTGGGCCAGTTTGACCGTGCGGCGTACTGCTATGAGGAAGTGCTTTGCATAATGCCCTTCAACTATGTGGCCTTTGGGCAACTAGCAGAGTCCCTGTACTAtaaagctttgaagaacgagaaGCTGTCGACGAGACGCCGTGATGGTCTACAAAAAGCACTGGAAAATGCTTTGAGGAGCGTCGAATTAAGTGAGAATTATCTGAAGGGGTGGTCTTTCGTAGCTATGATATCTAAAAAATTGGATGGCCGGGATAAAATATTCAAGCTGGCACGCTCCAAGATCCAGCAGATTGCCGACAGCTCGAACGCCAAAAACAAAGCTACTGCcaatctgcttctgaaAAATCTATGA
- the TIP41 gene encoding Tip41p (ancestral locus Anc_7.457), with the protein MSGRKVVRGGGINTIEVNAAREIHMRTVRARIPTSAAADKTSQRDFKTPASPLKTPARHVCNNPNNPPCSHCGTMIVPSPSASLPLEDFPSMTINDWTISTKKRPILNSQELEHWEKHELRGLTLPEMIFGNSFVRIENTRYGWTLQFNALDALKLVNLADSGIRVSYSKKWMDSKQKKQSQKSSSPSEFEMDDSSLQIAHHYDWTYTTRYKGTERCQNEKYRLKRDDTQSLPLDKLARPDHILFYDDMILFEDELADNGISILNVKIRVMNERLLLLSRFFLRVDNVLARVMDTRVCVEFDENKVMREFKEMEGDYKSLLARHRLSHSHDPKAALRDANWVAQNLPQIRREFETLIFD; encoded by the coding sequence ATGTCGGGGAGGAAAGTCGTCAGAGGAGGTGGAATAAATACCATCGAGGTCAATGCAGCTAGAGAAATACATATGAGAACTGTTCGAGCCCGTATACCAACCAGTGCCGCAGCGGACAAAACGTCGCAGAGAGATTTCAAAACACCGGCAAGCCCTTTGAAAACTCCAGCCAGACATGTGTGCAATAACCCCAATAACCCCCCCTGCTCGCATTGTGGTACGATGATCGTACCATCTCCGTCTGCCAGCTTGCCCTTGGAGGATTTCCCATCGATGACTATCAATGACTGGACGATATCTACGAAGAAAAGACCCATATTGAACTCGCAAGAGTTGGAGCACTGGGAAAAACACGAATTGCGGGGTCTTACATTACCGGAGATGATCTTTGGCAACAGCTTTGTTCGAATTGAGAACACGAGATACGGGTGGACGCTGCAGTTTAATGCAttggatgctttgaaaCTTGTTAATTTAGCCGACAGCGGTATAAGGGTGTCGTActccaagaaatggatGGACTCCAAGCAGAAAAAGCAATCGCAGAAGTCGTCATCGCCAAGTGAGTTTGAAATGGATGATTCCTCTTTGCAAATTGCTCACCATTACGATTGGACTTACACGACAAGATACAAGGGTACTGAACGATGTCAGAACGAAAAGTACCGATTGAAGAGAGACGATACGCAAAGCCTGCCTCTGGATAAGCTTGCGAGGCCAGATCACATTCTGTTTTACGACGACATGATCCTCTTCGAAGATGAGCTTGCTGATAACGGTATTTCGATTCTCAATGTAAAGATCCGTGTGATGAACGAAAGACTGCTCTTACTGAGCCGTTTTTTCCTCAGAGTGGATAACGTATTAGCGAGGGTTATGGATACTAGGGTTTGTGTCGAGTTCGATGAAAATAAAGTGATGAGAGAGTTTAAGGAAATGGAAGGAGATTACAAGAGTCTGCTGGCAAGACATCGGTTATCGCATTCTCATGACCCAAAGGCAGCTCTCAGAGACGCCAACTGGGTAGCACAAAATCTTCCTCAAATTAGAAGGGAATTCGAGACGCTAATTTTCGATTGA